The Mycolicibacterium parafortuitum nucleotide sequence ACCGACTCGGTGATCGTCCGCACGAGACCGCCGAGGTCCTCGCTGGCTTCTGTGGTCGTGAAGTCCATGAGAAGTCTTCCTTACCGGTTCACTCGGGGCAGGCCGAGCGCGACCATGCCGATGATGTCGCGCTGAATCTCGTTGGTACCGCCGCCGAAGGTCAGGATCAGGCAGGAGCGGTGCATGCGCTCGACGCGGCCGCGCAGCAGCGCGCCGGGGGAGTTCGGCCGCAGCGTGGCAGCGGTCCCGAGGACCTCCATCAACAACCGGTACGCCTCGGTGGCCAGCTCGGTGCCGAACACCTTGGCCGCCGACGCGTCCGCCGGCGACGGCGCCGCGTCCGATGCCGAGGCCAGCTCCCAGTTGATCAGCTTGAGCACCTCGGCCTTGGCGTGCACCCGGGCCAGGTTCAGCTGCACCCATTCGGAGTCGATCATCCGCTTGCCGTGCACGTCCTTGGTGTTCTGCGCCCATTCGCGGACGCCGTTGAGGGCCACGAAGATCGGCTGCGCCGACACCAGCGCGACGCGTTCGTGGTTGAGCTGGTTGGTGACGAGTTTCCAGCCACCGTTCTCCTCGCCGACCAGTGCCGACTTCGGCACCCGCACGTCCTGGTAATAGGTCGCACTGGTGTCGACCCCGGACATGGTGTGCACCGGGGTCCACGAGAAGCCCTCGGCAGTGGTGGGGACGATCAGCATCGAGATACCCCGGTGCTTCTTGGCCTCGGGATTGGTGCGCACGGCCAGCCATACGTAGTCGGCGTACGCGATCAGACTCGTCCACATCTTCTGGCCGTTGATCACGTAGTCGTCGCCGTCGTGCACCGCCGAGGTGCGCAGCGACGCGAGGTCGGTACCGGCGCCGGGCTCGGAGTAGCCGATGGAGAAGTGCAGTTCCCCCTTGGCGATGCGCGGCAGGAAGAAGTTCTTCTGCTCCTCGGTGCCGAAGTGCATGATCGTCGGCGCGACGCTGTTGATCGTCAGGAACGGGACCGGCACATTCGCGATGGCGGCCTCGTCGTTGAAGATCAGGCCGTCCATCGGGGGCCGCGCCTGGCCGCCGAACTCCTTCGGCCACGACAGCGTGAGCCAGCCGTCCTTGCCCATCTGCGCGACCGTCTCGCGGTACACGTTCCCGCGGCCCATCTCACCGTCGCTGGCGGCCAACGCCTCCGCCCGCTCGGGCGTCATCAGCTTGGTGAAGTACGCCCGCAACTCACGCCGCAACTCCTCTTGTTCAGGGGTGTAGCCGATCCGCATCGCGTGGTCCTCACTAGTCTGCAAGCCTTAGTCCCGGGTGGATCGGTGCGCGCCGAACGCGTACCTCCGGTCCACCCTCGTTGTAACACGTTCTAGTCTTGGGGTCCAGGTGCTGACACACTGGACGCCTAGCAAGATCGGACCAGCAGCCCGGACCGACAGGAGATGCTCATGCGAGTGGAAGTGGATCGTGACCGTTGCGAGGGCAACGCCGTGTGTGTCGGAATTGCCCCCGACCTGTTCGAGCTCGACGACGAGGACTACGCCGTCGTGAAGGCCGACCCGGTGCCCGCCGGTGAAGAGGCGCTGGCCGAACAGTCCATCGCCGAGTGCCCCCGCGCCGCCCTGATCCGACACGACTAGAGGTATTCGTAAGTTGACTGAAACTGATCTGTCCGGCCGCGTCGCGGTGGTCACCGGAGCGGCCGCCGGCCTGGGCCGCGCGGAAGCCGTCGGCCTCGCCAAAGCAGGCGCCACCGTCGTCGTCAACGACATCGCCGCCGCACTCGACAAGTCCGACGTGCTCGACGAGATCGCCGCGACGGGCGCCAAGGGCGTCGCGGTCGCCGGCGACATCAGCCAGCGCTCCACCGCGGACGAGCTGGTCGCGACCGCGGACGGGCTCGGCGGTCTCGGGATCGTGGTGAACAACGCCGGGATCACCCGCGACCGCATCCTGTTCAACATGTCCGACGAGGAGTGGGACGCGGTCATCGCCGTGCATCTGCGGGGCCACTTCCTGCTGACCCGCAACGCGGCGGCCTACTGGCGGGAGAAGGCCAAACAAGCTGGGGACGGCGACAAAGCGGGCACGGTGTACGGCCGGATCATCAACACCTCGTCGGAGGCCGGACTGTCGGGCCCGGTCGGCCAGCCCAACTACGGCGCCGCCAAGGCCGGGATCACGGCTCTGACACTGTCGGCCGCCCGCGCGTTGGAACGGTTCGGGGTGCGCGCCAACGCGATCGCGCCGCGAGCCCGCACCGCGATGACGGCCGGTGTGTTCGGTGACGCTCCGGAGTTGCCAGACGGTGGGGTCGACCCGCTCTCACCCGAGCACGTCGTGAACCTGGTCCGGTTCCTTGCCTCTCCGGCCGCCGAAGGCGTCAACGGACAGCTGTTCATCGTTTATGGTCCGACGGTGACGCTGATCGCGGCTCCGACGGCGGAGGCGCAATTCAGTGCCGACGGGGACGCCTGGGATCCGTCGGCGTTGTCCTCGACACTGCAGGGTTACTTTGCTGACAGGGATCCGGGGCGCAGCTTCTCGGCGGCGATGGGGCTGGGGGATCCGGCCTGATCCCGACCGGTTCACGCGGCTCCAGTGCTGCTAGAACACGTTCTAGAATGACCTGTGTCACACCGGCTGTGAGCTGCGTAAATTAAGAGTATGAACCGGATATTGTGCGCTTTGACACTGCGAACACGTTCTAGTTAGTATGATCCGGCTCACTAAGAGCAACGCTTAGACCACGGGTAGGAACACGGCCCGGACGGTACGTCCCTGGCACTTCGCCACACGGATCGTCCCCCGTTCTGTCACCCCGCTGACCCGAGAACCCTGTTTGACCTAAGAACGGAGCCGAGGTTGATCGAACAGCTTGCGGCGCCAGCGCGGGCCGTGGGCGGGTTCGTGGAAATGTCCTTGGACACGTTCGTCAAGACGTTCCGCCGCCCGTTCCAATTCAGGGAGTTTCTCGAGCAGACCTGGATGATCGCGCGTGTTTCGCTGGTGCCGACGTTGTTGGTCGCGATCCCGTTCACCGTGCTGGTCGCGTTCACGCTGAACATCCTGCTGCGCGAGATCGGTGCCGCCGATCTGTCCGGGGCGGGTACCGCGTTCGGCACCATCACCCAGCTGGGTCCGGTGGTGACGGTGCTCGTCGTGGCCGGCGCGGGTGCGACCGCGATCTGCGCAGATCTCGGGGCGCGCACCATCCGCGAGGAGATCGACGCGATGCGGGTGCTCGGTATCGACCCGATCCAGCGCCTCGTGGTGCCCCGCGTGCTGGCGTCGACGTTCGTCGCGCTGCTGCTCAACGGCCTGGTCTGCATGATCGGCCTCGCAGGCGGTTACGTGTTCTCGGTGTTCCTGCAGGGCGTCAACCCCGGGGCTTTCATCAACGGGCTGACGGTGCTGACAGGGCTCGGTGAGCTGGTCCTCGCCGAGATCAAGGCGCTGCTGTTCGGTGTGGTGGCCGGGCTCGTCGGCTGCTACCGCGGCCTGACGGTCCAGGGCGGGCCCAAGGGCGTCGGCAACGCCGTCAACGAGACGGTGGTCTACGCGTTCATCTGCCTGTTCGTGATCAACGTGATCATGACGGCGATCGGCGTGAGAGTGCTGGTGCGCTAGGAATGAGTTACGACGCGACCGTCCGGCTCCGCCGTATGCTGCGGGTGTTCCCCCGCCTCGTCGACAGCGTCGGCGAGCAGGCACTGTTCTTCGGCGAGACGTTCCGGTACGTCCCCAACGCGGCGACCCGGTACCGCAAGGAGACGATCCGGCTCATCGCCGAAATGTCCATGGGTACCGGCGCGCTGGTGATGATCGGCGGCACCGTCGGTGTCGCGGCGTTCATGACGCTGGCCTCCGGCGGCGTGATCGCCGTGCAGGGCTATTCATCGCTCGGCAACATCGGCATCGAGGCGCTCACCGGATTCCTGTCGGCGTTCTTGAACGTGCGCATCGTCGCGCCGGTGATCGCCGGTATCGCGCTCGCCGCGACCATCGGCGCGGGTGCGACCGCGCAGTTGGGCGCGATGCGGGTCGCCGAGGAGATCGATGCCGTGGAATCGATGGCAGTACACGCGGTTTCGTATCTGGTGTCGACCCGGCTGATCGCCGGGCTGATCGCGATCGTGCCGCTGTACGCGCTGTCGGTGCTCGCGGCGTTCTTCGCCGCCCGCTTCACCACGGTGTACATCAACGGCCAGTCGGGCGGCCTGTACGACCATTACTTCAACACGTTCCTGATCCCGAGCGACCTGTTGTGGTCGTTCCTGCAGGCGATCGTGATGGCGATCGCGGTGATGCTGGTGCACACGTACTACGGCTACAACGCCTCGGGTGGACCCGTCGGCGTCGGCATCGCCGTCGGACAGGCCGTGCGCACCTCCCTGATCGTCGTGGTCACGATCGTGCTGTTCATCTCGCTCGCCGTTTACGGCGCGTCGGGCAACTTCAACCTCTCCGGATAAGGACGCAACACGATGGCCGACGGTGACGCCAAGCGCAGCCATGTGAGGATCGCTGCGGCGATCCTCGCTGCGCTGGTTCTTGCCGCGGTGGTGTTCACCTACCTGTCCTACACCGCCGCGTTCACCCCCACCGACAAGGTCACCGTGCTGTCCCCGCGGGCCGGCTTGGTGATGGATGCCGATGCCAAGGTGAAGTACCGCGGGATCCAGGTCGGCAAGGTCGAGTCGATCGAATACGCGGGCAACGGGGCCAAGTTGACGCTGGCGATCAACCGTGACGATATGCGCTACATCCCCGAGAACGCTCCCGTGCGTATCGGTGGCACCACGATCTTCGGCGCGAAGTCGGTGGAGTTCCTGCCGCCCGAGCGCCCCAGCGGCGAGAGGCTGCGCCCGGGCGCGGAGGTCACCTCCGACTTCGTGCAGCTCGAGGTCAACACGCTGTTCCAGAGCCTGACCGACCTGCTGGACAAGATCGATCCGATCAACCTCAACGCGACCCTGTCCGCGATCGGGGAGGGCATGCGCGGGCACGGCGACGACGTCGGGGCGCTGCTGTCCGGTCTGAATTACTACGTGAGCCAACTCAATCCGAAGCTACCGGCGCTGCAGGAGGACCTGCGCCGCACCGCGGTGGTCGCCGACATCTACGCCGACGCCGGACCGGACCTGGTGCGCGTGCTCGAGAACGCGCCGGCGATCAGCAAGACGATCGTCGACGAGCGGGACAACCTGAACGCCGCGCTGCTCGCGGCAACGGGTCTGGCCAACAACGGCACCGCGACGCTGGAGCCCGGCGCCGACGACTACATCGCCGCGGTGCAGCGGCTGCGCGCACCGTTGAAGGTGGCCGGTGAGTACTCCCCGGTGATCGGCTGCACGCTGAAGGGCACCGCGAACGCGATCGACCGGTTCGCCCCGATCATCGGCGGTATCCGTCCGGGCCTGTTCGTGTCGTCGAACTTCCTTCCGGGTTCGCCGGCGTACACGTACCCGGAGAGCCTGCCGATCGTCAACGCCTCCGGCGGCCCGAACTGCCGTGGCCTTCCTGACGTCCCGAGCAAGCAGTACGGCGGCTCCTGGTATCACACGCCGTTCCTCGTCACCGACAACGCCTATGTGCCGTACCAGCCGAACACCGAGCTCCAGTTCGACGCACCGTCGACACTGCAGTTCCTGTTCAACGGCGCGTTCGCGGAAAGGGACGACTTCTGATGAGCATCTTGCGCTGCGATGAGCGCTTGCGCGAAGAGCCGTTGCTGAAGAAGCGAGGCTTCTGATGAATCGCGACAGAAGAACCCTGATCAGCGTCAGCGTGTTCACCGTGGTGATGCTGGTGGTCGCCGCCGCGTTGATCGTCGTGTTCGGCGAGTTCCGGTTCGCGTCGGAGGACAAGTACCACGCCAAGTTCGAGAACGCGTCCCGCCTGAAGGCCGGCCAGGACGTCCGGATCGCCGGCGTGCCGGTCGGAACCGTCGAGGGGCTCAAACTCAATCCGGACAACTCCGTCGACGTCGAGTTCACCGTCAACGACCGCTACCAGCTGTACACCTCGACCAGAGCCGTGGTGCGCTACGAGAACCTGGTCGGTGACCGGTACCTCGAGATCACCTCGGGCCCGGGCGATCTCGTGAAGCTGCCCAGCGGCGGCACCATCACCAACACCCAGCCCGCGCTGGACCTCGACGCCCTGCTCGGCGGGCTCAAGCCGGTGTTGAAGGGTCTCGACGGCGGGAAGGTCAACGAGATCAGCAACGCGGTGATCGAGCTGCTGCAGGGGGAGGGCGGCGCACTGTCGGCGATGCTGGCCAACACCAGCGCCTTCACCCAGAACCTCGCGGCCCGCGACCAGCTGATCGGCGACGTGATCACCAACCTCAACACCGTGCTGAGCACCGTCGACGAGAAGGGCGCCCAGTTCAACGCCAGCGTCGACCAGTTGCAGAAGCTGATCACCGGGCTCGCCGAGGGCCGTGACCCGATCGCCGGCGCGATCGGCCCGCTGGCCTCCGCCGAGAACGACCTGACCGAGATGCTGGAGACCTCACGCAGGCCGGTACAGGGCGTCATCGAGAACGTGCGGCCGTTCGCCCAGCGGATGGACGAGCGCAAGGCCGACGTGAACAAGGTCATCGAACCGCTCGCCGAGAACTACCTGCGGCTCAACGCGCTTGGCGCGTACGGCTCGTTCTTCAACATCTTCTACTGCTCGACACGGTTGAAGATCAACGGCCCGGCGGGAAGCGACATCCTGGTCCCGTTCGGCGGACCGCCGGATCCGAGCAAGGGGAGGTGTTCTGAAGATGGCTAGAACCGACGACTCGAACCCGTTGCGCACCGGCATCTTCGGCATCGTCCTGGTCGCCTGCCTGGTGCTGGTGTCGTTCGGATACTCGAGCCTGCCGTTCTTCCCGCAGGGCAAGCCGTACGAGGCGTACTTCGCCGATGCCGGTGGCATCATCCCGGGCAACGAGGTCAACGTGTCCGGCATCGTCGTCGGCAAGGTCACCGACGTCGCGCTCGCCGGTGACGCGGCGAAGATCACCTTTACCGTCAACCGCGACGTCAAGGTCGGCGACCAGTCTCTGGTCGCGATCAAGACCGACACCGTGCTCGGCGAGAAATCGCTGGCAGTCACGCCGAAGGGCGGAGGGGACTCCACCGTCATCCCGCTGGGCCGCACCACCACGCCCTACACGTTGAACACCGCGCTGCAGGATCTCGGACAGAACGTCAGCGAGCTGGACAAGCCGAAGTTCGAGCAGGCGTTGCAGACGATCACCGATTCGCTGAAAGAGGCGACCCCGCAGCTGCGCTCGGCGCTCGACGGCGTCACGAGCCTGTCCCGCAGCCTCAACGCGCGCGACGAGGCGCTCGCTCAACTGCTCGGGCACGCCAAGAACGTGTCGGACACGCTGGCGGAGCGCTCCGGTCAGGTCAACCAGCTGATCACCGACGGCAACCTGCTGTTCGCGGCCCTCGACGAGCGCCGCCAGGCATTGAGCAACCTGATCGCGGGCATCGACGACGTGTCGAAGCAGATCTCGGGGTTCGTCGCCGACAACAGGCGCGAGTTCAAGCCGGCCCTGGAGAAGCTGAACCTGGTGCTGGACAACCTGCTCGAACGTCGTGAGCACCTCAGCGAGGCGCTCAAGCGGCTGCCTGCCTACGCGACCGCGCTCGGCGAGGTCGTCGGATCGGGTCCTGGTTTCCAGATCAACCTGTACGGCCTGCCGCCCGCCCCGATCGCCGAAGTGCTGCTGGACACCTACTTCCAGCCGGGCAAGCTGCCTGACAGCCTGTCGGACATGCTCCGTGGTTACATCTCGGAGCGGATGATCATCAGGCCGAAGTCACCATGACGCAGGAGAATTCGCTGAAGCGGAACCGATGGGTTCGTGCCGCGCTTGCCGCCGTGCTGGTTGTCACGCTGGCGGTCGGCGCGTACCTGGTGTGGCCCAACCGTGCCGGGCACAAGGTCGTCGCCTACTTCACCTCCGCGGTGGGGCTGTACCCGGGCGACGACGTCCGGGTGGTCGGCGTGCCGGTCGGCACCATCGACAAGATCGAACCCCGGGCCGGTGACGTCAAGATCACGATGACCATCGACGGCGACGTGAAGGTGCCCGCCGAGGCCAAGGCGCTGGTGATCTCGCCGAACCTGGTGTCCGCCAGGTTCATTCAGCTGACGCCGGCGTTCACCGGCGGCGCGGCGATGGCCGACGGCGCGGAGATCGGACTGGACCGCACCGCGGTGCCGGTGGAGTGGGACGAGGTCAAGGAACAACTGACGGCGCTGAGCGCCCAGCTCGGACCGCACCAGGGTTCGGTGCAGGGCCCGCTGACCGAGGTCGTCAACCAGGCCGCCGACACCTTCGACGGCAACGGCGACAGCTTCCGCAACGCTCTGCGCGAGTTGTCGCAAACCGCCGGGCGCCTTGGTGATTCGCGCGCGGACCTGTTCGGCACCATCCGCAACCTTCAAGTGCTCGTCGACGCGCTGTCGAACAGCAACGAGCAGATCGTGCAGTTCTCCAACCATGTCGCCTCGGTGTCCCAGGTGCTGGCCGACGCGTCCAACGATCTCGACGTCACCCTCGGGACCCTGAACCAGGCGCTGTCGGACGTGCGCGGTTTCCTCGGGGACAGCAACGAGGCGCTGATCGGACAGGTCAACCGGCTGACCGAGTTCACGAACCTGCTGACCGAGCACAGTGACGACATCGAGCAGATCCTGCACATCACGCCCAACGGCCTGAGCAACTTCTACAACATCTACAACCCCGCCCAGGGCACGGTCGGCGGGCTGCTGACGCTGCCGAACTTCGCGAACCCGGTGCAGTTCATCTGCGGCGGCACCTTCGACGCGGCCGCCACCCCCGACAACTACAAGAGGGCCGAGATCTGCCGTCAGCGGATGGGTCCCGTGTTCAAGCGCATCACGATGAACTATCCGCCGATCATGTTCCACCCGATCAACAGCATCACCGCCTACAAGGGGCAGATCATCTACGACACCCCTGAGACCGAGGCCAAGGCCAGAACGCCAGTGCCGTACCTGCAGTGGCAGAACGCCCCCGGCGTCACGCCCCCGAAGGTCGCACCGGATGCCGACCTGACCTCGCTGCTGGTCCCGACGCAGGGTCCGGAGACGTCCGCGTCGCACGCCGGCGGTCCCGAGCCCGATCCGGCACCCGTGGCGCCCGGACCGGCGGAGGCGGGCCGATGATCCGCCGCGCCCTGGGACTGTCGTCGGTCGCTCTGCTGCTGACCGGATGCCAGTTCGGTGGTCTGAACTCGCTGAACATGCCCGGCACCGCCGGGCATGGCAGCGGCGGGTACAAGGTCAGCATCCAGTTGCCCGATGTCGCGACGCTGCCGCAGAACTCACCGGTGATGGTCGACGACGTCACGGTCGGAAGTGTGTCCGGAGTGGACGCCGTGCAGCGCCCCGACGGCACGTTCTTCGCCGAGCTGCAGCTGTCGCTGGACGGCAACGTCAAGCTGCCCGCCAACGTGATCGCGCGGGTGGCGCAGACCTCGCTGCTGGGTTCGCAGCACATCGAGCTCGCCGAACCCCTCGACGGCGGCAGCGGCGAACTGGCCGAAGGCGCACAGATCCCGATCGAGAACGTCGACAACTATCCGACCACCGAACAGGTGCTGTCGTCGCTCGGCGTCGTGGTCAACAAGGGCAATCTGGGTGCGCTGCAGGACATCACCGATGAGACCTACAACGCGGTCGCGGGCCGGACGGGCACGTTCGAAGGCCTGATCCCGCGGTTGGCGGAGCTGACCGCGTCACTGGACCGCCAGACCAACGACATCATCGCCGCGGCCGACGGACTGAATCGCTTCGCCGGGATCCTCGCGGGCAGCAAGGACAGCCTGGGCCGCACGCTCGACACCTTGCCTGAGGCGCTGAAGGTGCTCAACGACAACCGCGCCCAACTCGTCGATGCGTTCGGCGCGCTGCGCAGCTTCGCCGAGGTGGCGTCGCGGGTGCTGCGGGAGACCAAGGACGATTTCGCCGCGGACTTCAAGGATCTGTTCCCGGTGCTCAAGGCGCTCAACGACAACGCCGACTTCTTCATCAAGGACCTTGAGTTCCTGCCGACTTTCCCGTTCCACTACAAGTACCTGCGCAACGCCGTGCGCGGTGACTACCTGAACGTGTACACCACGTTCGACCTGACCTTGCGACGCGTGGGTGAGTCGGTCTTCACCACCTCGCTGGGTCTGGACCCGAACATGAAGCGCATCAGCGAGGTCGTCAATCCTCCTGACTTCCTCACCGGTGCGATGGCCAACCTCTCCGGGCAGGCGGCCGATCCGTTCAAGATCCCGCCGGGCACCGCGACGCAACACGAGGGGGCGCCGTAATGCTGACCCGTCTGACCCGCATCCAGCTGATGATCTTCGCGATCGTCACGGTGCTCAGCGTCGGCGCGGTGTCGCTGTTCTACCTGCGCGTGCCGTCGGCCGTCGGGATCGGCGCCTACGACGTGACCGCCAACTTCGAGGCGGGCGGCGGCCTGTACCAGAACGCCAACGTGACCTACCGCGGCGTGACGATCGGTCACGTCACGTCGGTGGGCCTGTCGGACACCGGCGTCGTCGCGCACATGCAGTTGAACAGCGGTACACCGGTTCCGGAGAACGTCACCGCGACGGTCAAGAGCGTGTCGGCGATCGGCGAGCAGTACGTCGACCTGGTGCCGCCCGAGGACGCGTCCGAGACGATGCTGCGCAACGGATCCGACATCACCGTGGACCGCACCGCGATCGGCCAGGACGTCGCCGGCCTGCTGCAGGAGGCCGAGAACCTGGTCCAGAGCGTCACCGACAGCCGGTTGCAGGACCTGCTCGGCGAGACGTTCAAGGCGTTCAACGGCTCCGGCCCGGAACTGGCCCGTCTGATCCAGTCGTCGAGGTTGCTCGTCGACGAGGCCAACGCGAACTACGACGAGGTCTCGCAGCTGATCGACCAGGCCGGTCCGTTCCTGCAGGCCCAGATCCGCAGCGGCGACGACATCCGTTCGCTCGCCGAGGGGTTGGGCAGGCTGACCACCGAGGTGGCCAACGCCGATCCGCAGTTGCGCACCACGCTGCAGACGGTGCCCGGCACCGCCGAGGTCGCCAATGAGACGTTCGACGGCATCCGGCCGTCATTCCCGATGTTGGCGGCGAACCTGGCCAACTTCGGCCGGATCGGGGTGATCTACAACAAGTCCCTCGAGCACGCCCTGGTGGTGTTCCCCGCGCTGCTGGCCGCACTGAACACCGTGGCGGGCGGCGTGCCGACCGATGAGGGCGGCAAGCTGGACTTCAAGATCCACCTGCAGGATCCGCCGCCATGCGCGACCGGCTTCGTCCCGGCGACCCAGATCCGCTCCCCGGCCGACACCACGCTGCGTGAACTGCCCACCGACCTGTACTGCAAGGTGCCGCAGAACGACCCGAGCGTCGTGCGCGGGGCGCGCAACTACCCGTGCCAGGAGTTCCCGGGCAAGCGGGCGCCGACCGTCCAACTCTGCCGCGATCCCCGCGGGTATGTGCCGCTGGGCAACAACCCGTGGCGCGGTCCGCCGGTCCCGCCCGGTACGCCGATCGAGGATGGCCGGAACATCCTGCCGCCCAACAAGTTCCCGATGATCCCGCCGCAGGTCGATCCGGATCCGGGTCCGCCCGCGGTGCAGCTGCCGCCGGGGGTGGCGCCAGGGCCCGGTCCTGCGCCGCACGCACCGTTCCCGCTGCCGGTCCCGCCCGCCGACGGTCCGCCGCCACCTCCGTGGCCGTACTTCTCGCCGCCGGATCA carries:
- a CDS encoding acyl-CoA dehydrogenase family protein, with translation MRIGYTPEQEELRRELRAYFTKLMTPERAEALAASDGEMGRGNVYRETVAQMGKDGWLTLSWPKEFGGQARPPMDGLIFNDEAAIANVPVPFLTINSVAPTIMHFGTEEQKNFFLPRIAKGELHFSIGYSEPGAGTDLASLRTSAVHDGDDYVINGQKMWTSLIAYADYVWLAVRTNPEAKKHRGISMLIVPTTAEGFSWTPVHTMSGVDTSATYYQDVRVPKSALVGEENGGWKLVTNQLNHERVALVSAQPIFVALNGVREWAQNTKDVHGKRMIDSEWVQLNLARVHAKAEVLKLINWELASASDAAPSPADASAAKVFGTELATEAYRLLMEVLGTAATLRPNSPGALLRGRVERMHRSCLILTFGGGTNEIQRDIIGMVALGLPRVNR
- a CDS encoding ferredoxin, coding for MRVEVDRDRCEGNAVCVGIAPDLFELDDEDYAVVKADPVPAGEEALAEQSIAECPRAALIRHD
- a CDS encoding 3-oxoacyl-ACP reductase, whose protein sequence is MTETDLSGRVAVVTGAAAGLGRAEAVGLAKAGATVVVNDIAAALDKSDVLDEIAATGAKGVAVAGDISQRSTADELVATADGLGGLGIVVNNAGITRDRILFNMSDEEWDAVIAVHLRGHFLLTRNAAAYWREKAKQAGDGDKAGTVYGRIINTSSEAGLSGPVGQPNYGAAKAGITALTLSAARALERFGVRANAIAPRARTAMTAGVFGDAPELPDGGVDPLSPEHVVNLVRFLASPAAEGVNGQLFIVYGPTVTLIAAPTAEAQFSADGDAWDPSALSSTLQGYFADRDPGRSFSAAMGLGDPA
- a CDS encoding MlaE family ABC transporter permease, which produces MIEQLAAPARAVGGFVEMSLDTFVKTFRRPFQFREFLEQTWMIARVSLVPTLLVAIPFTVLVAFTLNILLREIGAADLSGAGTAFGTITQLGPVVTVLVVAGAGATAICADLGARTIREEIDAMRVLGIDPIQRLVVPRVLASTFVALLLNGLVCMIGLAGGYVFSVFLQGVNPGAFINGLTVLTGLGELVLAEIKALLFGVVAGLVGCYRGLTVQGGPKGVGNAVNETVVYAFICLFVINVIMTAIGVRVLVR
- a CDS encoding MlaE family ABC transporter permease; protein product: MSYDATVRLRRMLRVFPRLVDSVGEQALFFGETFRYVPNAATRYRKETIRLIAEMSMGTGALVMIGGTVGVAAFMTLASGGVIAVQGYSSLGNIGIEALTGFLSAFLNVRIVAPVIAGIALAATIGAGATAQLGAMRVAEEIDAVESMAVHAVSYLVSTRLIAGLIAIVPLYALSVLAAFFAARFTTVYINGQSGGLYDHYFNTFLIPSDLLWSFLQAIVMAIAVMLVHTYYGYNASGGPVGVGIAVGQAVRTSLIVVVTIVLFISLAVYGASGNFNLSG
- a CDS encoding MCE family protein, with the protein product MADGDAKRSHVRIAAAILAALVLAAVVFTYLSYTAAFTPTDKVTVLSPRAGLVMDADAKVKYRGIQVGKVESIEYAGNGAKLTLAINRDDMRYIPENAPVRIGGTTIFGAKSVEFLPPERPSGERLRPGAEVTSDFVQLEVNTLFQSLTDLLDKIDPINLNATLSAIGEGMRGHGDDVGALLSGLNYYVSQLNPKLPALQEDLRRTAVVADIYADAGPDLVRVLENAPAISKTIVDERDNLNAALLAATGLANNGTATLEPGADDYIAAVQRLRAPLKVAGEYSPVIGCTLKGTANAIDRFAPIIGGIRPGLFVSSNFLPGSPAYTYPESLPIVNASGGPNCRGLPDVPSKQYGGSWYHTPFLVTDNAYVPYQPNTELQFDAPSTLQFLFNGAFAERDDF
- a CDS encoding MCE family protein; translation: MNRDRRTLISVSVFTVVMLVVAAALIVVFGEFRFASEDKYHAKFENASRLKAGQDVRIAGVPVGTVEGLKLNPDNSVDVEFTVNDRYQLYTSTRAVVRYENLVGDRYLEITSGPGDLVKLPSGGTITNTQPALDLDALLGGLKPVLKGLDGGKVNEISNAVIELLQGEGGALSAMLANTSAFTQNLAARDQLIGDVITNLNTVLSTVDEKGAQFNASVDQLQKLITGLAEGRDPIAGAIGPLASAENDLTEMLETSRRPVQGVIENVRPFAQRMDERKADVNKVIEPLAENYLRLNALGAYGSFFNIFYCSTRLKINGPAGSDILVPFGGPPDPSKGRCSEDG
- a CDS encoding MCE family protein encodes the protein MARTDDSNPLRTGIFGIVLVACLVLVSFGYSSLPFFPQGKPYEAYFADAGGIIPGNEVNVSGIVVGKVTDVALAGDAAKITFTVNRDVKVGDQSLVAIKTDTVLGEKSLAVTPKGGGDSTVIPLGRTTTPYTLNTALQDLGQNVSELDKPKFEQALQTITDSLKEATPQLRSALDGVTSLSRSLNARDEALAQLLGHAKNVSDTLAERSGQVNQLITDGNLLFAALDERRQALSNLIAGIDDVSKQISGFVADNRREFKPALEKLNLVLDNLLERREHLSEALKRLPAYATALGEVVGSGPGFQINLYGLPPAPIAEVLLDTYFQPGKLPDSLSDMLRGYISERMIIRPKSP
- a CDS encoding MCE family protein — its product is MTQENSLKRNRWVRAALAAVLVVTLAVGAYLVWPNRAGHKVVAYFTSAVGLYPGDDVRVVGVPVGTIDKIEPRAGDVKITMTIDGDVKVPAEAKALVISPNLVSARFIQLTPAFTGGAAMADGAEIGLDRTAVPVEWDEVKEQLTALSAQLGPHQGSVQGPLTEVVNQAADTFDGNGDSFRNALRELSQTAGRLGDSRADLFGTIRNLQVLVDALSNSNEQIVQFSNHVASVSQVLADASNDLDVTLGTLNQALSDVRGFLGDSNEALIGQVNRLTEFTNLLTEHSDDIEQILHITPNGLSNFYNIYNPAQGTVGGLLTLPNFANPVQFICGGTFDAAATPDNYKRAEICRQRMGPVFKRITMNYPPIMFHPINSITAYKGQIIYDTPETEAKARTPVPYLQWQNAPGVTPPKVAPDADLTSLLVPTQGPETSASHAGGPEPDPAPVAPGPAEAGR
- a CDS encoding MCE family protein; translation: MIRRALGLSSVALLLTGCQFGGLNSLNMPGTAGHGSGGYKVSIQLPDVATLPQNSPVMVDDVTVGSVSGVDAVQRPDGTFFAELQLSLDGNVKLPANVIARVAQTSLLGSQHIELAEPLDGGSGELAEGAQIPIENVDNYPTTEQVLSSLGVVVNKGNLGALQDITDETYNAVAGRTGTFEGLIPRLAELTASLDRQTNDIIAAADGLNRFAGILAGSKDSLGRTLDTLPEALKVLNDNRAQLVDAFGALRSFAEVASRVLRETKDDFAADFKDLFPVLKALNDNADFFIKDLEFLPTFPFHYKYLRNAVRGDYLNVYTTFDLTLRRVGESVFTTSLGLDPNMKRISEVVNPPDFLTGAMANLSGQAADPFKIPPGTATQHEGAP